The following proteins are encoded in a genomic region of Bombus pyrosoma isolate SC7728 linkage group LG1, ASM1482585v1, whole genome shotgun sequence:
- the LOC122566521 gene encoding E3 ubiquitin-protein ligase NEDD4 isoform X4, with product MPGTLTYPMYAGVESPPQRTRAYTWNSQHRTASRALQANRRPGRFSLTEPARDEATRKLRLKVIAGHQLAKKDIFGASDPYVRIDLNTLNGDQTIDSALTKTKKKTLNPVWEEEFIFRVKPVDHKLVLQVFDENRLTRDDFLGMVELTLINLPKEQEGRTIPVRRYLLRPRSNHSSQRSRVKGTLEVYHAYISDSSTVDNDNGDTASDSGGWEMVQPVNNSPVEQAAEVMIIRPLPPGWEERQDANGRTYYVNHVARFTQWEHPSESTTSPSGNMTIERNFNTAVTEFQRRFHISADEENRHRSSINQSDDSVDSPAGSRRSSEQIESPKPVVPAPSDEGLPPGWGMQIAPNGRVFFIDHTARTTTWIDPRTGRPSSIPNHIAPSTTPRSDLDQLGPLPEGWEERVHTDGRIFFIDHNTRTTQWEDPRMSNPQIAGPAVPYSRDYKRKYEYLKSQLRKPSNVPNKFEIKVGRNNILEDSYRIISSVNRVEILKTKLWVEFEGEVGLDYGGLAREWFFLLSKEMFNPYYGLFEYSATDNYTLQINPFSGVCNEEHLNYFKFIGRIAGMAVYHGKLLDAFFIRPFYKMMLGKSIDLKDMESVDSEYYNSLLWIKENDPSELELTFCVDEESFGHTSQRELKPDGANIPLTDENKDEYIALVIQWRFVSRVQEQMNAFLEGFNALIPPTLVKIFDENELELLMCGIQHIDVRDWKQNTLYKGDYHANHIVVQWFWRVVLSFSNEMRSRLLQFVTGTSRVPMNGFKELYGSNGPQLFTIEKWGTPENYPRAHTCFNRIDLPPYESYQQLREKLIKAIEGSQGFAGVD from the exons ATGCCTGGTACTTTGACCTACCCAATGTATGCTGGTGTTGAATCACCTCCTCAAAGAACTCGTGCTTATACTTGGAATTCTCAGCATCGTACTGCATCTCGGGCATTGCAAGCTAACAGAAGACCAGGACGCTTTTCATTGACAGAACCTGCA AGAGATGAAGCTACCCGGAAGCTGAGATTAAAAGTGATCGCTGGTCACCAATTAGCAAAAAAGGACATCTTTGGTGCAAGCGATCCTTATGTGCGTATTGATTTAAATACTCTAAATGGAGACCAGACAATAGATTCTGCACTTacgaaaactaaaaaaaagaCATTGAATCCTGTCTGggaagaagaatttatatttaga GTTAAACCTGTCGATCATAAATTGGTGTTACAAGTTTTTGATGAGAATAGATTGACAAGGGATGATTTTCTTGGTATGGTAGAATTAACATTGATTAATCTACCTAAAGAACAAGAAGGTCGTACAATTCCTGTTAGGCGTTATTTACTTCGACCACGTAg TAATCATTCCAGTCAGCGTTCAAGAGTAAAAGGCACCTTGGAAGTATATCATGCATACATTTCTGACTCATCAACTGTGGACAATGATAATGGAGATACCGCATCAGACTCAGGAGGTTGGGAAATGGTACAACCAGTAAATAATAGTCCTGTGGAACAAGCTGCAGAG GTCATGATTATTAGACCTTTACCACCAGGATGGGAAGAGAGACAAGATGCAAATGGGAGAACATATTACGTCAATCATGTAGCAAGATTTACACAATGGGAACATCCATCAGAATC TACTACATCACCTAGTGGAAATATGACTATTGAGCGAAATTTCAACACTGCAGTAACTGAATTTCAACGTCGTTTTCACATTAGTGCCGATGAAGAAAATAGACACAGAAGTTCAATTAATCAG AGTGATGATAGTGTGGACAGTCCAGCTGGATCTAGACGATCATCTGAACAA ATCGAAAGTCCGAAACCTGTGGTTCCTGCGCCAAGTGACGAGGGATTACCACCTGGGTGGGGTATGCAAATAGCTCCGAATGGTAGAGTATTTTTCATTGATCACACTGCGAGGACAACAACATGGATCGATCCTCGAACAGGGCGACCAAGTTCAATACCTAATCACATTGCTCCTTCTACTACACCGAGAAGTGATTTAGATCAGCTTGGTCCTCTTCCTGAAGGTTGGGAAGAAAGAGTTCATACGGATGgccgaatatttttcattgatcaTA ATACAAGAACGACACAATGGGAAGATCCTCGCATGTCCAATCCTCAAATCGCTGGACCG GCTGTACCATATTCACGAGATTATAAACGTAAATACGAATATCTTAAATCTCAGTTAAGGAAGCCT AGTAATGTTcctaataaatttgaaataaaagttggtcgaaataatattctagAAGATTCGTATCGTATAATTAGTTCTGTCAACAGagtagaaatattgaaaacaaaattatggGTTGAATTTGAAGGAGAAGTTGGTTTAGATTATGGAGGTCTCGCTCGAGAATGGTTTTTCCTACTGTctaaagaaatgtttaatcCTTACTACggattatttgaatattctgCTAC GGATAATTATACCTTGCAAATTAATCCATTTTCGGGGGTATGTAATGaagaacatttaaattatttcaaatttattggTCGCATAGCAGGTATGGCTGTGTATCATGGTAAACTGTTGGATG catttttcattcgtccattttataaaatgatgttAGGTAAATCTATCGATTTGAAAGATATGGAAAGCGTTGATTCAGAATATTACAATTCATTATTGTGGATTAAAGAAAACGATCCCAGTGAATTGGAACTTACGTTTTGTGTGGATGAAGAAAGTTTTGGACATACGTCTCAAAGAGAGCTTAAACCAGATGGTGCTAATATACCATTAACAGACGAAAATAAAGATGAATATATAGCTTTAGTTATACAGTGGCGTTTTGTATCAAGGGTTCAAGAACAAATGAATGCATTTTTAGAAGGATTTAATGCTCTTATACCACCAACactagtaaaaatatttgatgaaaatgaattagaattattaatgtGTGGTATTCAACATATTGACGTGAGAGATTGGAAACAGAACACATTGTACAAAGGAGACTATCACGCTAATCACATCGTTGTTCAGTGGTTTTGGCGTGTGGTACTTTCATTTAGCAATGAAATGAGATCCAGACTTTTACAGTTTGTTACTGGTACATCGCGAGTACCTATGAATGGTTTTAAAGAACTTTATGGTAGCAATGGTCcacaattatttacaattgaGAAGTGGGGTACACCAGAAAATTATCCGCGAGCTCATACGTG TTTTAATCGTATAGATCTTCCTCCATACGAAAGTTATCAACAATTGAgagagaaattgataaaagcaATTGAAGGTTCTCAAGGTTTTGCTGGAGTGGATTAG
- the LOC122566521 gene encoding E3 ubiquitin-protein ligase NEDD4 isoform X1 translates to MPGTLTYPMYAGVESPPQRTRAYTWNSQHRTASRALQANRRPGRFSLTEPARDEATRKLRLKVIAGHQLAKKDIFGASDPYVRIDLNTLNGDQTIDSALTKTKKKTLNPVWEEEFIFRVKPVDHKLVLQVFDENRLTRDDFLGMVELTLINLPKEQEGRTIPVRRYLLRPRSNHSSQRSRVKGTLEVYHAYISDSSTVDNDNGDTASDSGGWEMVQPVNNSPVEQAAEVMIIRPLPPGWEERQDANGRTYYVNHVARFTQWEHPSESTTSPSGNMTIERNFNTAVTEFQRRFHISADEENRHRSSINQDGEVLREDGEDSDAGNYEIENHRGGVSGDTSSDSGHSVDQRGYLSEYEDQSDDSVDSPAGSRRSSEQIESPKPVVPAPSDEGLPPGWGMQIAPNGRVFFIDHTARTTTWIDPRTGRPSSIPNHIAPSTTPRSDLDQLGPLPEGWEERVHTDGRIFFIDHNTRTTQWEDPRMSNPQIAGPAVPYSRDYKRKYEYLKSQLRKPSNVPNKFEIKVGRNNILEDSYRIISSVNRVEILKTKLWVEFEGEVGLDYGGLAREWFFLLSKEMFNPYYGLFEYSATDNYTLQINPFSGVCNEEHLNYFKFIGRIAGMAVYHGKLLDAFFIRPFYKMMLGKSIDLKDMESVDSEYYNSLLWIKENDPSELELTFCVDEESFGHTSQRELKPDGANIPLTDENKDEYIALVIQWRFVSRVQEQMNAFLEGFNALIPPTLVKIFDENELELLMCGIQHIDVRDWKQNTLYKGDYHANHIVVQWFWRVVLSFSNEMRSRLLQFVTGTSRVPMNGFKELYGSNGPQLFTIEKWGTPENYPRAHTCFNRIDLPPYESYQQLREKLIKAIEGSQGFAGVD, encoded by the exons ATGCCTGGTACTTTGACCTACCCAATGTATGCTGGTGTTGAATCACCTCCTCAAAGAACTCGTGCTTATACTTGGAATTCTCAGCATCGTACTGCATCTCGGGCATTGCAAGCTAACAGAAGACCAGGACGCTTTTCATTGACAGAACCTGCA AGAGATGAAGCTACCCGGAAGCTGAGATTAAAAGTGATCGCTGGTCACCAATTAGCAAAAAAGGACATCTTTGGTGCAAGCGATCCTTATGTGCGTATTGATTTAAATACTCTAAATGGAGACCAGACAATAGATTCTGCACTTacgaaaactaaaaaaaagaCATTGAATCCTGTCTGggaagaagaatttatatttaga GTTAAACCTGTCGATCATAAATTGGTGTTACAAGTTTTTGATGAGAATAGATTGACAAGGGATGATTTTCTTGGTATGGTAGAATTAACATTGATTAATCTACCTAAAGAACAAGAAGGTCGTACAATTCCTGTTAGGCGTTATTTACTTCGACCACGTAg TAATCATTCCAGTCAGCGTTCAAGAGTAAAAGGCACCTTGGAAGTATATCATGCATACATTTCTGACTCATCAACTGTGGACAATGATAATGGAGATACCGCATCAGACTCAGGAGGTTGGGAAATGGTACAACCAGTAAATAATAGTCCTGTGGAACAAGCTGCAGAG GTCATGATTATTAGACCTTTACCACCAGGATGGGAAGAGAGACAAGATGCAAATGGGAGAACATATTACGTCAATCATGTAGCAAGATTTACACAATGGGAACATCCATCAGAATC TACTACATCACCTAGTGGAAATATGACTATTGAGCGAAATTTCAACACTGCAGTAACTGAATTTCAACGTCGTTTTCACATTAGTGCCGATGAAGAAAATAGACACAGAAGTTCAATTAATCAG GATGGTGAAGTTCTCCGTGAGGATGGCGAAGATTCGGATGCGGGAAATTATGAGATTGAGAATCATAGGGGAGGGGTTAGTGGGGATACTTCGTCAGACTCTGGACATTCTGTTGATCAACGCGGCTACCTTAGTGAATATGAAGACCAG AGTGATGATAGTGTGGACAGTCCAGCTGGATCTAGACGATCATCTGAACAA ATCGAAAGTCCGAAACCTGTGGTTCCTGCGCCAAGTGACGAGGGATTACCACCTGGGTGGGGTATGCAAATAGCTCCGAATGGTAGAGTATTTTTCATTGATCACACTGCGAGGACAACAACATGGATCGATCCTCGAACAGGGCGACCAAGTTCAATACCTAATCACATTGCTCCTTCTACTACACCGAGAAGTGATTTAGATCAGCTTGGTCCTCTTCCTGAAGGTTGGGAAGAAAGAGTTCATACGGATGgccgaatatttttcattgatcaTA ATACAAGAACGACACAATGGGAAGATCCTCGCATGTCCAATCCTCAAATCGCTGGACCG GCTGTACCATATTCACGAGATTATAAACGTAAATACGAATATCTTAAATCTCAGTTAAGGAAGCCT AGTAATGTTcctaataaatttgaaataaaagttggtcgaaataatattctagAAGATTCGTATCGTATAATTAGTTCTGTCAACAGagtagaaatattgaaaacaaaattatggGTTGAATTTGAAGGAGAAGTTGGTTTAGATTATGGAGGTCTCGCTCGAGAATGGTTTTTCCTACTGTctaaagaaatgtttaatcCTTACTACggattatttgaatattctgCTAC GGATAATTATACCTTGCAAATTAATCCATTTTCGGGGGTATGTAATGaagaacatttaaattatttcaaatttattggTCGCATAGCAGGTATGGCTGTGTATCATGGTAAACTGTTGGATG catttttcattcgtccattttataaaatgatgttAGGTAAATCTATCGATTTGAAAGATATGGAAAGCGTTGATTCAGAATATTACAATTCATTATTGTGGATTAAAGAAAACGATCCCAGTGAATTGGAACTTACGTTTTGTGTGGATGAAGAAAGTTTTGGACATACGTCTCAAAGAGAGCTTAAACCAGATGGTGCTAATATACCATTAACAGACGAAAATAAAGATGAATATATAGCTTTAGTTATACAGTGGCGTTTTGTATCAAGGGTTCAAGAACAAATGAATGCATTTTTAGAAGGATTTAATGCTCTTATACCACCAACactagtaaaaatatttgatgaaaatgaattagaattattaatgtGTGGTATTCAACATATTGACGTGAGAGATTGGAAACAGAACACATTGTACAAAGGAGACTATCACGCTAATCACATCGTTGTTCAGTGGTTTTGGCGTGTGGTACTTTCATTTAGCAATGAAATGAGATCCAGACTTTTACAGTTTGTTACTGGTACATCGCGAGTACCTATGAATGGTTTTAAAGAACTTTATGGTAGCAATGGTCcacaattatttacaattgaGAAGTGGGGTACACCAGAAAATTATCCGCGAGCTCATACGTG TTTTAATCGTATAGATCTTCCTCCATACGAAAGTTATCAACAATTGAgagagaaattgataaaagcaATTGAAGGTTCTCAAGGTTTTGCTGGAGTGGATTAG
- the LOC122566521 gene encoding E3 ubiquitin-protein ligase NEDD4 isoform X2: MPGTLTYPMYAGVESPPQRTRAYTWNSQHRTASRALQANRRPGRFSLTEPARDEATRKLRLKVIAGHQLAKKDIFGASDPYVRIDLNTLNGDQTIDSALTKTKKKTLNPVWEEEFIFRVKPVDHKLVLQVFDENRLTRDDFLGMVELTLINLPKEQEGRTIPVRRYLLRPRSQRSRVKGTLEVYHAYISDSSTVDNDNGDTASDSGGWEMVQPVNNSPVEQAAEVMIIRPLPPGWEERQDANGRTYYVNHVARFTQWEHPSESTTSPSGNMTIERNFNTAVTEFQRRFHISADEENRHRSSINQDGEVLREDGEDSDAGNYEIENHRGGVSGDTSSDSGHSVDQRGYLSEYEDQSDDSVDSPAGSRRSSEQIESPKPVVPAPSDEGLPPGWGMQIAPNGRVFFIDHTARTTTWIDPRTGRPSSIPNHIAPSTTPRSDLDQLGPLPEGWEERVHTDGRIFFIDHNTRTTQWEDPRMSNPQIAGPAVPYSRDYKRKYEYLKSQLRKPSNVPNKFEIKVGRNNILEDSYRIISSVNRVEILKTKLWVEFEGEVGLDYGGLAREWFFLLSKEMFNPYYGLFEYSATDNYTLQINPFSGVCNEEHLNYFKFIGRIAGMAVYHGKLLDAFFIRPFYKMMLGKSIDLKDMESVDSEYYNSLLWIKENDPSELELTFCVDEESFGHTSQRELKPDGANIPLTDENKDEYIALVIQWRFVSRVQEQMNAFLEGFNALIPPTLVKIFDENELELLMCGIQHIDVRDWKQNTLYKGDYHANHIVVQWFWRVVLSFSNEMRSRLLQFVTGTSRVPMNGFKELYGSNGPQLFTIEKWGTPENYPRAHTCFNRIDLPPYESYQQLREKLIKAIEGSQGFAGVD, encoded by the exons ATGCCTGGTACTTTGACCTACCCAATGTATGCTGGTGTTGAATCACCTCCTCAAAGAACTCGTGCTTATACTTGGAATTCTCAGCATCGTACTGCATCTCGGGCATTGCAAGCTAACAGAAGACCAGGACGCTTTTCATTGACAGAACCTGCA AGAGATGAAGCTACCCGGAAGCTGAGATTAAAAGTGATCGCTGGTCACCAATTAGCAAAAAAGGACATCTTTGGTGCAAGCGATCCTTATGTGCGTATTGATTTAAATACTCTAAATGGAGACCAGACAATAGATTCTGCACTTacgaaaactaaaaaaaagaCATTGAATCCTGTCTGggaagaagaatttatatttaga GTTAAACCTGTCGATCATAAATTGGTGTTACAAGTTTTTGATGAGAATAGATTGACAAGGGATGATTTTCTTGGTATGGTAGAATTAACATTGATTAATCTACCTAAAGAACAAGAAGGTCGTACAATTCCTGTTAGGCGTTATTTACTTCGACCACGTAg TCAGCGTTCAAGAGTAAAAGGCACCTTGGAAGTATATCATGCATACATTTCTGACTCATCAACTGTGGACAATGATAATGGAGATACCGCATCAGACTCAGGAGGTTGGGAAATGGTACAACCAGTAAATAATAGTCCTGTGGAACAAGCTGCAGAG GTCATGATTATTAGACCTTTACCACCAGGATGGGAAGAGAGACAAGATGCAAATGGGAGAACATATTACGTCAATCATGTAGCAAGATTTACACAATGGGAACATCCATCAGAATC TACTACATCACCTAGTGGAAATATGACTATTGAGCGAAATTTCAACACTGCAGTAACTGAATTTCAACGTCGTTTTCACATTAGTGCCGATGAAGAAAATAGACACAGAAGTTCAATTAATCAG GATGGTGAAGTTCTCCGTGAGGATGGCGAAGATTCGGATGCGGGAAATTATGAGATTGAGAATCATAGGGGAGGGGTTAGTGGGGATACTTCGTCAGACTCTGGACATTCTGTTGATCAACGCGGCTACCTTAGTGAATATGAAGACCAG AGTGATGATAGTGTGGACAGTCCAGCTGGATCTAGACGATCATCTGAACAA ATCGAAAGTCCGAAACCTGTGGTTCCTGCGCCAAGTGACGAGGGATTACCACCTGGGTGGGGTATGCAAATAGCTCCGAATGGTAGAGTATTTTTCATTGATCACACTGCGAGGACAACAACATGGATCGATCCTCGAACAGGGCGACCAAGTTCAATACCTAATCACATTGCTCCTTCTACTACACCGAGAAGTGATTTAGATCAGCTTGGTCCTCTTCCTGAAGGTTGGGAAGAAAGAGTTCATACGGATGgccgaatatttttcattgatcaTA ATACAAGAACGACACAATGGGAAGATCCTCGCATGTCCAATCCTCAAATCGCTGGACCG GCTGTACCATATTCACGAGATTATAAACGTAAATACGAATATCTTAAATCTCAGTTAAGGAAGCCT AGTAATGTTcctaataaatttgaaataaaagttggtcgaaataatattctagAAGATTCGTATCGTATAATTAGTTCTGTCAACAGagtagaaatattgaaaacaaaattatggGTTGAATTTGAAGGAGAAGTTGGTTTAGATTATGGAGGTCTCGCTCGAGAATGGTTTTTCCTACTGTctaaagaaatgtttaatcCTTACTACggattatttgaatattctgCTAC GGATAATTATACCTTGCAAATTAATCCATTTTCGGGGGTATGTAATGaagaacatttaaattatttcaaatttattggTCGCATAGCAGGTATGGCTGTGTATCATGGTAAACTGTTGGATG catttttcattcgtccattttataaaatgatgttAGGTAAATCTATCGATTTGAAAGATATGGAAAGCGTTGATTCAGAATATTACAATTCATTATTGTGGATTAAAGAAAACGATCCCAGTGAATTGGAACTTACGTTTTGTGTGGATGAAGAAAGTTTTGGACATACGTCTCAAAGAGAGCTTAAACCAGATGGTGCTAATATACCATTAACAGACGAAAATAAAGATGAATATATAGCTTTAGTTATACAGTGGCGTTTTGTATCAAGGGTTCAAGAACAAATGAATGCATTTTTAGAAGGATTTAATGCTCTTATACCACCAACactagtaaaaatatttgatgaaaatgaattagaattattaatgtGTGGTATTCAACATATTGACGTGAGAGATTGGAAACAGAACACATTGTACAAAGGAGACTATCACGCTAATCACATCGTTGTTCAGTGGTTTTGGCGTGTGGTACTTTCATTTAGCAATGAAATGAGATCCAGACTTTTACAGTTTGTTACTGGTACATCGCGAGTACCTATGAATGGTTTTAAAGAACTTTATGGTAGCAATGGTCcacaattatttacaattgaGAAGTGGGGTACACCAGAAAATTATCCGCGAGCTCATACGTG TTTTAATCGTATAGATCTTCCTCCATACGAAAGTTATCAACAATTGAgagagaaattgataaaagcaATTGAAGGTTCTCAAGGTTTTGCTGGAGTGGATTAG
- the LOC122566521 gene encoding E3 ubiquitin-protein ligase Nedd-4 isoform X3 — translation MAEEHVYGYNPTSGADGESRDEATRKLRLKVIAGHQLAKKDIFGASDPYVRIDLNTLNGDQTIDSALTKTKKKTLNPVWEEEFIFRVKPVDHKLVLQVFDENRLTRDDFLGMVELTLINLPKEQEGRTIPVRRYLLRPRSNHSSQRSRVKGTLEVYHAYISDSSTVDNDNGDTASDSGGWEMVQPVNNSPVEQAAEVMIIRPLPPGWEERQDANGRTYYVNHVARFTQWEHPSESTTSPSGNMTIERNFNTAVTEFQRRFHISADEENRHRSSINQDGEVLREDGEDSDAGNYEIENHRGGVSGDTSSDSGHSVDQRGYLSEYEDQSDDSVDSPAGSRRSSEQIESPKPVVPAPSDEGLPPGWGMQIAPNGRVFFIDHTARTTTWIDPRTGRPSSIPNHIAPSTTPRSDLDQLGPLPEGWEERVHTDGRIFFIDHNTRTTQWEDPRMSNPQIAGPAVPYSRDYKRKYEYLKSQLRKPSNVPNKFEIKVGRNNILEDSYRIISSVNRVEILKTKLWVEFEGEVGLDYGGLAREWFFLLSKEMFNPYYGLFEYSATDNYTLQINPFSGVCNEEHLNYFKFIGRIAGMAVYHGKLLDAFFIRPFYKMMLGKSIDLKDMESVDSEYYNSLLWIKENDPSELELTFCVDEESFGHTSQRELKPDGANIPLTDENKDEYIALVIQWRFVSRVQEQMNAFLEGFNALIPPTLVKIFDENELELLMCGIQHIDVRDWKQNTLYKGDYHANHIVVQWFWRVVLSFSNEMRSRLLQFVTGTSRVPMNGFKELYGSNGPQLFTIEKWGTPENYPRAHTCFNRIDLPPYESYQQLREKLIKAIEGSQGFAGVD, via the exons atggCAGAGGAACATGTTTATGGATATAATCCAACGTCTGGAGCTGACGGAGAATCC AGAGATGAAGCTACCCGGAAGCTGAGATTAAAAGTGATCGCTGGTCACCAATTAGCAAAAAAGGACATCTTTGGTGCAAGCGATCCTTATGTGCGTATTGATTTAAATACTCTAAATGGAGACCAGACAATAGATTCTGCACTTacgaaaactaaaaaaaagaCATTGAATCCTGTCTGggaagaagaatttatatttaga GTTAAACCTGTCGATCATAAATTGGTGTTACAAGTTTTTGATGAGAATAGATTGACAAGGGATGATTTTCTTGGTATGGTAGAATTAACATTGATTAATCTACCTAAAGAACAAGAAGGTCGTACAATTCCTGTTAGGCGTTATTTACTTCGACCACGTAg TAATCATTCCAGTCAGCGTTCAAGAGTAAAAGGCACCTTGGAAGTATATCATGCATACATTTCTGACTCATCAACTGTGGACAATGATAATGGAGATACCGCATCAGACTCAGGAGGTTGGGAAATGGTACAACCAGTAAATAATAGTCCTGTGGAACAAGCTGCAGAG GTCATGATTATTAGACCTTTACCACCAGGATGGGAAGAGAGACAAGATGCAAATGGGAGAACATATTACGTCAATCATGTAGCAAGATTTACACAATGGGAACATCCATCAGAATC TACTACATCACCTAGTGGAAATATGACTATTGAGCGAAATTTCAACACTGCAGTAACTGAATTTCAACGTCGTTTTCACATTAGTGCCGATGAAGAAAATAGACACAGAAGTTCAATTAATCAG GATGGTGAAGTTCTCCGTGAGGATGGCGAAGATTCGGATGCGGGAAATTATGAGATTGAGAATCATAGGGGAGGGGTTAGTGGGGATACTTCGTCAGACTCTGGACATTCTGTTGATCAACGCGGCTACCTTAGTGAATATGAAGACCAG AGTGATGATAGTGTGGACAGTCCAGCTGGATCTAGACGATCATCTGAACAA ATCGAAAGTCCGAAACCTGTGGTTCCTGCGCCAAGTGACGAGGGATTACCACCTGGGTGGGGTATGCAAATAGCTCCGAATGGTAGAGTATTTTTCATTGATCACACTGCGAGGACAACAACATGGATCGATCCTCGAACAGGGCGACCAAGTTCAATACCTAATCACATTGCTCCTTCTACTACACCGAGAAGTGATTTAGATCAGCTTGGTCCTCTTCCTGAAGGTTGGGAAGAAAGAGTTCATACGGATGgccgaatatttttcattgatcaTA ATACAAGAACGACACAATGGGAAGATCCTCGCATGTCCAATCCTCAAATCGCTGGACCG GCTGTACCATATTCACGAGATTATAAACGTAAATACGAATATCTTAAATCTCAGTTAAGGAAGCCT AGTAATGTTcctaataaatttgaaataaaagttggtcgaaataatattctagAAGATTCGTATCGTATAATTAGTTCTGTCAACAGagtagaaatattgaaaacaaaattatggGTTGAATTTGAAGGAGAAGTTGGTTTAGATTATGGAGGTCTCGCTCGAGAATGGTTTTTCCTACTGTctaaagaaatgtttaatcCTTACTACggattatttgaatattctgCTAC GGATAATTATACCTTGCAAATTAATCCATTTTCGGGGGTATGTAATGaagaacatttaaattatttcaaatttattggTCGCATAGCAGGTATGGCTGTGTATCATGGTAAACTGTTGGATG catttttcattcgtccattttataaaatgatgttAGGTAAATCTATCGATTTGAAAGATATGGAAAGCGTTGATTCAGAATATTACAATTCATTATTGTGGATTAAAGAAAACGATCCCAGTGAATTGGAACTTACGTTTTGTGTGGATGAAGAAAGTTTTGGACATACGTCTCAAAGAGAGCTTAAACCAGATGGTGCTAATATACCATTAACAGACGAAAATAAAGATGAATATATAGCTTTAGTTATACAGTGGCGTTTTGTATCAAGGGTTCAAGAACAAATGAATGCATTTTTAGAAGGATTTAATGCTCTTATACCACCAACactagtaaaaatatttgatgaaaatgaattagaattattaatgtGTGGTATTCAACATATTGACGTGAGAGATTGGAAACAGAACACATTGTACAAAGGAGACTATCACGCTAATCACATCGTTGTTCAGTGGTTTTGGCGTGTGGTACTTTCATTTAGCAATGAAATGAGATCCAGACTTTTACAGTTTGTTACTGGTACATCGCGAGTACCTATGAATGGTTTTAAAGAACTTTATGGTAGCAATGGTCcacaattatttacaattgaGAAGTGGGGTACACCAGAAAATTATCCGCGAGCTCATACGTG TTTTAATCGTATAGATCTTCCTCCATACGAAAGTTATCAACAATTGAgagagaaattgataaaagcaATTGAAGGTTCTCAAGGTTTTGCTGGAGTGGATTAG